AAGACTGAAACAAAAGTACAGGGAGTACTTGTTTCAAcacattttttggggctttttatgcctttattagatgggacagtgtagagagacaggaagcagggggcagagagaaaggggggaacaacatgcagcaaagggccgtctgatgcgggactcgagccggggccagctgcagcgaggactatagcctctgtacatggggcgcctgctgtacctaCTACGCCACCAACTGCCCTGTTTCTACACACCTtaaacaataaaatgttttcatttttttgtcatCTTACAGATTTACTTATTTTCGTGGCACGACCTGTCGACAGAGTGTTTTGTAAAACCTTCTTCTCattgtgttgttgtgtttttcaggGTGTGCCTCCAGTCCCTAAGAGAGGCATCCCTTTGGGGTTCACCTTGAGTGGCTCTTTTCATGAGACGATTCCACATCCAAGTGAAACCCCGACCGACTCAAACAGAGCGGAGAGACTCGGAGGAAGCGCAAACGCACAAACGTCCGACACAGACTCATTCAACACCACAGATACAACCTATCCTGGCGATCTTCGCCAACCAGGCGTCACGTACTCTGAGCTGAATCACATGGAGAACAGGAGCAAATCTCTACCCAAACTGGACAACAGCGACACGGAGGAGGAGCCGCACTCCAACAAGGGCAGCAGCCCTTCTTCCACAGCATCCACTCCTCAGAAGAGGGTCACCTGCCAAACCTACTCCCTCCACGCTCCCTCTGAAGGTGTAAACAGTTCCAGGTCAGAGCAGCAGAGCAACGATCACGACCTGCTGAAGTCCAACCCGCTGTACCAGTCCTCCGAGACACCCGGAGGAAGTTCAGCCCTGCAAGGGGACGGGATGTACGCCGAGGTTCCTCAGGGGCCGATGCCAGCAGGACTATCTGAAGAAACCTACGAGCAGATTCCCGTCCAAAGCAACACTTATGAGTCGCTGGAGGATTTGAAGACCAAGAAGTCCAAAAGCACCTGGGGAACAAATGTaagttaaaggagaactgcggtattttcaacattaagcctgttttctgagtcgtctgcaatgttttagaacccccctcaccgcttttttgatgtttactgctgtctccggtatttgcctaattttgattcttctcaacctgcttcagaacggcaagtcatgtgcatgtccaaaaaggtccgtaaaagcaccataaacgtccgttttcaaataatcaactcaccggagtggttactggtgtgcactggtaatccatatcaaatttcgttgcgaaaagttgcttctgtcgtgttttatttggcagctcgttcatgctcgcactattttcttagcggtggcggagtaatatcaacgaacatccagtacaaaatgtcaaataaaacacaacagaagcaacttttcgcaacgaaatttgatatggattaccagtgcacaccagtaaccactccggtgagttgatgattttgaaaacggacgtttatggtgcttttacggacctttttggacatgcacatgacttgccgttctgaagcaggttgagaagaatcaaaattaggcaaataccggagacagcagtaaacatcaaaaaagcggtgaggggggttctaaaacattgcagacgactcagaaaacaggcttaatgttgaaaataccggagttcccctttaaaaagaACGTGTTGCTGATAAAACATAAATCCTCGTTTTTGATTTTATTACTTTGTGTTTGCAGAATTTGAACTGGAAGAAATTTCTTCCTGATTACATGAAGAAATAAATGCTGCATCTCCGATGGAGTTCCTCACAGCAGCGTATTGGGCCTCCTCGTTTTTCTTACCTCCTGCCCTTTCAGATGACCCCAGCTACGTTTCACCGAAGGAACAAAAAGCTGTTATATGTTATTTTAGTTAATAACCTGAATAAAATTTAATATTGTAcaattttcataaaaaaaaaaaaaaaaattgatttcagGATGTGCTGTCATGGCGATAAAAGATGGAGCAAGGTAGAGGACAGAGCTACATAGTAAACTTTCATTATAAACTGACCAAAGGAAATGTCTGAGATTATTAGCCTCACACTTACAGCTGTGTTTTCACCTGTAGAAATGGAGGAATGTTTTAAGAGCTCTTCATCATGTTGAATCCTCTCAGGGACTCAGTTGTACACGGGCAGCTGACTCTAGAGTTTATTTGACAGATGTTCATCAGTGAAGCAGGTaaaaaggtctgactttttcctggagaacgattttgtgatgcatattgttttgagaagcaagacgctttattttttaaaccccagccaactagccggactaccttcatcaacaccaaaacgaggctggaactctgctcacaggacgctgcagggggtaagaagatgttcagaaatgatgttgctgatatgggatgtcatacagcttcatgtcaaaagaggcgaactatccctttaagtgagaAGCTAAGAAGCAAGGAGAAGGTAGTCTTGGCTAGGTGGATATCACAGCACAAGCAAGACAGAGTGTAGCCCTCTGTGAACTGTTGGAGGCAGCAAGAAGCTTGCTAGGACTTGTAAAATTCCTACGACTTTCTGTGAGAATCGCTCTCTGGTTCAAAGTTAAAATCCATTAGTTTTTATTAGATGTACGACTGATTTACACCAATATTAGAGTTAGTTATTAATGATACCTACAGGAAGGCTGGTATCAGATGTGGGTATGAGGGTGGGTCCAGATTAGCATATTCATAGATTCTCATTCACTGAATTATGAAGAAGAGGGAGAGTTATCCAAAGCAAGATCCTAAAGacgagttttttttattcatggcAAAGATAAATTCAAACAGTAAAATTTGGAGGTACACAGATGAGTTTCAGGAGCTGGAGCATGACTTTAATACAATAAAAACTTGTTATTGTTGGACTGTGGAGAAACTAAAGTCAACACAAGAAATTAAATCCAAGATTTTGTTGCTCTGTCCTCGACTCTGGCTGACGTACTGAGCTTTCTATTGATGTGCTTGAGTGATGTTAATAAATCTAAAATATACAACAAGAAGGTTTGCTTTGactgaaattactttttttttttgtaactttaTTTATAGGTTTTCACAATTATACAAATAGCAACCCAAATCCCACCCACCCAGGTGTACACATAATACATACAGTACTCAGTTtaaaatacaataataataataccaaaatgataatgaatagataaacaaaaaacaaacaaataaacaaaacaaaatgacaaatgtatagcatgaagaaaaaagaaatggcagtaataacaataataataatagaaaataaataaataaaaacaataacatcaATAACAAAAGAGGAGGTCTGCTACCTTGAGGAGTATCTCAACATTTAAACACATTATGTGGATTTATTTCTGAGTGTCATCTTGTAAACAGTGCAACTGTGCCGCACCCAGTGCCCTGAAGTATGCACCAGTGATGGttaagagaaagaaagactgTCACCAAAATCTAGGAAAGGACTCCATGTTTTGTGAAACCTGTTAGAAGACTTACCCCTTGAGTATCTAAGCTTTTCTAAGGGCAAAAAAGCCAAGACCTCCTTGACCCAACAGAGGAAAGACGGGGGGTTAGCAGATTTCCATTGCCGCAAGATAAGTCTCCTAGCAAGAAGTGAAGCGAATGCAATGGCATGTGTTTGGGACGTAGAAACCTGAACATTATCGCCCATAACACCAAAAACAGCAGTGACTGGATCTAATGGGATGGGCCTGCCACACATATGTGTAAAACCATCAAATATTTGAGTCCAGAAATTAGTCAGAGATGGAGACGACCAGAACATAAGTCCAAGAGTGGCCACGCCTTGACGACATCTCAAACAATGTGAGTCAGTGTTGGGATAAATGCTGGCCAACCGTTCCCTGGAAAAATGAAGTCTGTGTAGAACTTTGAACTGAATCAGATTGTGTCTGAGGCATAAAGATGAAGTATGAATCCAA
This Odontesthes bonariensis isolate fOdoBon6 chromosome 1, fOdoBon6.hap1, whole genome shotgun sequence DNA region includes the following protein-coding sequences:
- the sh2d7 gene encoding uncharacterized protein sh2d7 yields the protein MARSPGVDLHMEAAEGGLKELVLRWFTETQAPLIMHNGNFPDWFQGLAARKDAEDLLKDKALGSFLIRLSDKAIGYILSYKGHDRCRHFVITQNLDGQFVIAGDCQLFGSLTELIGHYKVSPIQPFGECLTSSCHEEDAGEVYDVVNAKWKSGVSVQALRNIWDQKRDHQREPGNNQRIQHQNESPRTQPPVLPLKSRNRKLTGTVSVDAASLSQGVPPVPKRGIPLGFTLSGSFHETIPHPSETPTDSNRAERLGGSANAQTSDTDSFNTTDTTYPGDLRQPGVTYSELNHMENRSKSLPKLDNSDTEEEPHSNKGSSPSSTASTPQKRVTCQTYSLHAPSEGVNSSRSEQQSNDHDLLKSNPLYQSSETPGGSSALQGDGMYAEVPQGPMPAGLSEETYEQIPVQSNTYESLEDLKTKKSKSTWGTNNLNWKKFLPDYMKK